TCTTCGCCTTATTCAACGCCCATTCCTCCTGAACAATGTCCATCAATCTAAAGGCCTTTTGCTTAAACCCAACTCCAAGAATCTTTTTACACAGATCGTCCATGATCTTTCTGCGTAATATGACTGTTGCAAGCCAAGGAACTAGCAGCAGTAGAATTCCTTCCATCATATGAGCTTCAAACTAATGGGTACTTAATTCACCAAAGTTTTTTGGGCACAAGGTGAAATCCTAACAAGAATGCCCACAATGTAACTTTATCGAATTAAACCTGATGGCATGTGAGCACGAGTTCATCCGAAGGTTGGACGTAATCTTCCAAGTAAAGAGGGTCATCAATTAATGTACAAAGAGCCAAAGACACCAAGACCTCAGTTCAGATGACAGATGCAAGAAGTGTTTTTAGCCATGAAGCCAACTAAAGTAAAGCATTGAACCTCAGTTCAGATAATCATATCCAGCGCGTGCCACGCCTTAAACAGACCAAACTGGGTTCTCACTCCAACGAAGACACAAACATTCAGTTGAAGCACATAATGTGCACTGCAGATTCTCAATCTAAAAAGGCTGTTCTCGAATGTTCAGGCTCCCCTCGTGACTATCTACTTATTAATCACTAAGAACCATTATCATGATAATCATGAACAAGGACCAAAAGAAGCTACCTTCCACTATAAATTAAACCGTGAAGTTAAGAATTACATTTAGCCACTGAAGTGTcaattttcccaagaaaataaaaactcacACTACAATGGAATTTGTCATCCCCAACTCACAAGACCAAACCTCATTTGTCCAGCTCCATTGCCTGTGCCGCCTTAGCGTTTACCAAAGCAGTTAACTTCGTCTTCACCTTTCTCTTCCCAACTTGGAATCCACTCTCACCCTTCTTCTTGCTGCTACCATCAACCTGCAGGAATAAGTAGTTTAGCACAAGTCTACTTATATTTCCAGATAAATCCTCCATCTATTCCCATTTTCTCCTGAATAAATAGTATAACAAATTACCGACGATCGACCCATTTGAGTTCGGATCAATCACCCATTGACAACACCAAAAGAACAGTGATCAGGCATCAGAATGTTGATCAATCCTACGCAACTGTCGATTCAATGGGTATTCCATTGAACGTTCGAATTCAAGATAACCAGTAAGCAACCAAAAAGCATACAAATACAGGAAACCATTACCCTTTTGCTCTCCCAAAAGCACCTTACACAGGGAGGCAACGAAAGATCTAAGTCTACTATTAAAGCCGCAATCCGAAAAATCATGATCCAAAGGTCGAGATAAGTGGATAGGAAGCAACTTACCTTCATCTTGTTTTTCTTAGCTTGAAGCTTCTTcgccttcttctctttctccgcTTTCTCTCCTGCTCAACAGCCATAAAAATCAATACTTTCCAGCATACAAGACAAGCGTAGAGCGAAAGCAGACGAACAGAACAAAGGGTTGTGCGGCAGAaattcaaaagaacaaaaaaatcatagaaacaaACAGAACGACACGAATTtgcacgcagagagagagagagagagagagagagagagtacttcGAAGATCAAACTCGTACTGCTTCTTCCTACGGGATAAGCTGTTCTTCTTCGACATTTTTCTGGTACCTCGACGGAAATTGGTTTTGCCCTCTTCTCAAAAGTCGCAGTGGCGATCCAAGAGCAGAGCTAGGGTTTTCTtctctccctcactctctctctctctctcccgaacGGTTCTCCTGTCGGtcttattttcttatttgcTTTCCTTCTATCATTAGGAATTTGTTTATCTTTACATATTCATCCTCAGCcgcctttattttctttttcagtgtCTGTGTATGATCTTTAATTTTTACTCGTTAATTATTTACTATAGGTTAGGATTATGAACTGCTCCGTCTAGACTTGATCCTAAACCTCGGGTTCTTTAAGACGTAAAAATGATTAAAGGGTATTTCTCGTCatcaaggaagaaaaagaaatgaatggcAACGAAGGATGCAATGCGTGCGAGCACCGACACCTTGAAATAAAAAAGTCATCTGTAGAGCCACCGTCAGTTATGGATCATACTTGAGGCCTATTGAGAAGAATGTTAATTGATGACTCAGTCAATTGAGCACGGCCCGCTCCCGAGCCCAGTAGAGTTTATTCATTAGCTTCCTCGTACACTCCTGTGTGCTTGTTGGTTGCTGACGTCGTTAAGGTCGAGGTTGAGGATCGAGCAACCCGAATCTGGCCCTTCAGCTGTGGTCGCTAAGGTTGTGCGACCTCGACATCACCTCACCTGGCGTCGTGCATCCTCGACGGCCCGTGCCTGGGTTGCACCCGCAATGGAAGAGCCATATCTAAGTCGTCCCGAGAGCGTGCAGCCTCGACGACGGGCTGTCGCCTCTTTTAGATTCGCCTGAGCCACTGTCTTTTCGTTGATATGTgctttcactttcattttttctctcagaaaattttaaatcctAAGGAACCTCGATTTCCACTTTATGCATTAAGCAGGCAGAACTCGTCAACTTGTTTCAGAAAACAAAATGGAAGAATTAGCTCAAACATCACATTGTGCCGAAAACATAAAGTCAGATTCTGAATGATCCTTGTGAAGATAAATCAACTACAACATATACAGAATGATCGCCAGATAAATCTCCTTGGCAATGATACATCGAGGCGTTACGCGATTGCTTTTGATCTCCCAagatgagaaagagagagacccaGTTACAATCCTTGAACATTCATTTGAGCAGCTCGGAATGATTCCTTAGTCACGCCATAATAAACCGGTTCGTTACCcgggaaggtgaagaaattccAGCCAAAAGCAGATGCACCAACAATGAATTTACCGTCATCATCAGGTCGCTGCTTCTCGGATGCAAACCCTGATTGAAAAGGCTTGTTGTCGGATGGTTTCGAGGATCTTTGCTCTGGGTGCTCTTTCGACTTGAAATCTGGAGCCTTTTGACCATTCCGGTTTTCTGCTGCGGAAGGCTGGACTTCCAGAACGCTATTTCCAGTAATCTGAGTATACAGATCCATCAGAAGCCTAACCTCTGCAAGAAAGAACACCAAAGATTAAAATATGCAAACAAAATGTAAACCTCATATGAAAGCAAGGTAAACTTTGGCAAGTTAAAAGTATTGCTCGGGAGTGTCTGAAATAATGCTCTTTTTCATGCTGCTCTTGCTTTCGAAAACATCAGACCGATGTTTTTGTTATTTCTCATTTGAGGTATACATTCTCAAAAAGTTCAGGAAATACCATCCAGAATGTGCAGCTACTATAGCATGCCACTAGAGTAGTAAACTATAAATGACTCAACCAACACTATTCTACTTAGCGAAAATAGTTATGATATCACAATTCACCAAGCATTAAAATAAGTGATACTAGTTCTTCTTTTTGTACCAAAAATAAAGTTTTGACTACAAGTTTCAGAGTACACTTCCAAAAGACTCAACCAAGTATTCACTTCGAGTATGTTAAGGCCCTGGACTACTCAAGACAGAAGCGGGCAACCGCATCCATTTGGTACATTGATGCAAATTTGAACTGGAATAGCTTTAGGTGAAACAGCAGCAAGAGTTGAAACGGGAtgttctctcttcttttgactaagaaaagagaaatcccTTCCCTTAAAGCACCAAAACATCAGTCAAGTgtataatttaataaaacaaCTAGATCACAGTACCCCTCATAAGAGGCTTTCCTAACAAAACTGATCTGGCAAATTGATCGTCTAGTATGGTGGTGAACACTGAAAACTACTCTTGCAATACATCTACTTTATGAAACCAGGACAGGGATACGGTGATCAGACACTTACGTTTTCTGATTTCTTCAGCTGAATTGCAGTTCCGAAAATCTGGGGTCcgaagcaccttcaaaaggtatcgaaaaggaaaagggtTAGGTCCAAGGTTACACAAGGTTTTCTTCCGCCCTCCTTTGATAAGCCAGCGTTCAACATAAATCCAAAAGCATGCCCAAATAATCCTTCACGAGTTGGAGGGAGGAAAAACAACATGCTTGATAATTGATCTAGTTGCTAAACCAGTAGTACAGAATCCTGGCAATAAGTTTCAGATCGACTCCTGAAATTGGCCACAAAAATGACCAAGAGTCGGAACTACTGCAACCCAATCCCAACGTGCGATCACAGCTACTCACCCTGTCCAAACATATGCATGGGCAATTGCAATAGCATGATTAACCGAAAGCTAAAAATTAGCCAATTAACAATGGAACCATCAAAATTTAGCCAAAAAGAACAATGAATTAGCTAGACAGGACAGCCTCGGTTAGTTACAGGCATCTGTTCTTGAATCCTTCCGTTCCCATCAACAGCGGACTACACATAACCGGCTCACGACGCGCTATTACATACAAAGAGACAAACTTTCAACCTGGGTATGTCCAGAAACGCATCAAGCAAAAAGATCCGGAACAgagataaataaatttaaaaaattcagacaGTTAAAGCtcccaaaaattcaaaaccaaacTTGTCGACTGATAaagttgcgattttttttttttcaaggggaACTCGTAATTCCATCTAAACGAATTTATACCTCAACGAAATGGGGACGGAGGTCGCTCAGCACGGCGCGCATCTTGAAGTACTTGGAGTTCTGAACGGAGGAGGCATTGGCGTCCCGCGGTCGCTTCTTG
The sequence above is drawn from the Rhodamnia argentea isolate NSW1041297 chromosome 9, ASM2092103v1, whole genome shotgun sequence genome and encodes:
- the LOC115748661 gene encoding uncharacterized protein LOC115748661; translated protein: MSKKNSLSRRKKQYEFDLRREKAEKEKKAKKLQAKKNKMKVDGSSKKKGESGFQVGKRKVKTKLTALVNAKAAQAMELDK
- the LOC115748629 gene encoding uncharacterized protein LOC115748629, which encodes MEDPKPAPDPTAQTPPGQPPLPPQSKKRPRDANASSVQNSKYFKMRAVLSDLRPHFVEVLRTPDFRNCNSAEEIRKQVRLLMDLYTQITGNSVLEVQPSAAENRNGQKAPDFKSKEHPEQRSSKPSDNKPFQSGFASEKQRPDDDGKFIVGASAFGWNFFTFPGNEPVYYGVTKESFRAAQMNVQGL